A genomic region of Candidatus Methylomirabilota bacterium contains the following coding sequences:
- a CDS encoding ABC transporter permease, producing the protein MVEPVAEAAGPSLVVIRPSRGWTGVSLRDLWAYRELLYFLAWRDIKVRYRQTMLGIAWAVIQPVFAMVVFTVFFGRLGGLPSEGMPYPLFTLCALLPWQLFAHALTESSTSVVVNQNLITKVYFPRLVIPLAVVLASLVDFLIACGVFVVLAAYYGVAPGPTVWSLPLFVLLALGLATGAGAWLSALNVRYRDVRYAIPFLVQVWFLATPIAYPASLVPEPWRAWYGLNPMAGVVEGFRRALLGTSGASGGLLATSTAVTVVILVSGLAYFRRTERTFADTI; encoded by the coding sequence TCGTCATCCGGCCGTCGAGGGGCTGGACCGGGGTGTCGCTGCGCGACCTGTGGGCGTACCGCGAGTTGCTCTACTTCCTGGCCTGGCGCGACATCAAGGTCCGGTACAGGCAGACGATGCTGGGGATCGCCTGGGCCGTGATCCAGCCGGTGTTCGCCATGGTGGTGTTCACGGTGTTCTTCGGTCGTCTGGGTGGGCTGCCCTCCGAGGGGATGCCTTATCCGCTGTTCACCCTCTGCGCGCTGCTGCCCTGGCAGCTGTTCGCGCACGCGCTGACGGAATCGAGCACCAGCGTCGTCGTCAATCAGAACCTCATCACGAAGGTCTACTTCCCCCGGCTCGTCATCCCCCTGGCGGTGGTGCTGGCCAGCCTCGTCGACTTCCTGATCGCGTGCGGTGTCTTCGTCGTGCTCGCCGCCTACTACGGCGTGGCCCCCGGTCCCACGGTCTGGAGCCTTCCCCTGTTCGTGCTCCTGGCGCTGGGACTGGCCACCGGGGCGGGCGCCTGGCTGTCGGCGCTCAACGTGCGCTACCGCGACGTGCGCTACGCGATTCCGTTCCTGGTGCAGGTGTGGTTCCTGGCCACGCCCATCGCGTATCCGGCCAGCCTGGTGCCCGAGCCCTGGCGCGCCTGGTACGGGCTCAACCCGATGGCCGGGGTCGTGGAGGGCTTCCGCCGGGCCCTGCTGGGCACCTCCGGCGCATCCGGCGGCCTCCTGGCGACGTCGACCGCCGTCACGGTGGTCATCCTGGTATCGGGCCTCGCCTACTTCCGCCGAACGGAGCGCACGTTCGCGGACACCATCTGA
- a CDS encoding ABC transporter ATP-binding protein — MLAIRAEGVGKRYTIGAPRGPYGSLRESLTQALTAPFRRRAWGRAASESDTLWALRDVSFEVRPGEVVGLIGRNGAGKSTLLKILARITEPTSGEVVLSGRIGSLLEIGTGFHPELTGRENVFLNGAILGMRRTEIQRKFDEIVAFAEIERFLDTPVKHYSTGMYLRLAFAVAAHLEPEILLVDEVLAVGDAAFQRKCLGKMGDVARTGRTILFVSHNMGAVTSICERGLVLEAGRVVFSGPATEAVTVYLNQFSGAAEPPVAERRDRTGSGEVRLIGFGIQNDKDERLEAIRNGETVRLVFEYETRDGRGARNVEFHIVVRTEAGDLLFQFGSRFLGRRLARIPGAGRLVCEIRRFPLVPGRYRLDAFVVADGVPSDFILWAAPLTVVDGDFYGAGYRVFERESRFLIDGDVACEARAGDGADGRA; from the coding sequence ATGCTGGCGATCAGGGCCGAGGGCGTGGGCAAGCGGTACACGATCGGCGCGCCCCGCGGCCCCTATGGCAGCCTCCGGGAGAGCCTGACGCAGGCCCTGACGGCGCCATTCCGCCGGCGAGCCTGGGGGCGAGCTGCCTCCGAGTCCGACACGCTGTGGGCGCTGCGGGACGTCTCCTTCGAGGTGCGCCCGGGCGAAGTCGTCGGGCTCATCGGCCGCAACGGCGCCGGCAAGAGCACGCTCCTCAAGATCCTGGCCCGGATCACCGAACCCACGTCCGGTGAGGTGGTGCTGTCCGGGCGCATCGGCTCGCTGCTGGAGATCGGCACCGGGTTTCATCCCGAGCTCACCGGGCGCGAGAACGTCTTCCTGAACGGGGCCATCCTCGGGATGCGACGCACCGAGATCCAGCGGAAATTCGACGAGATCGTGGCCTTCGCCGAGATCGAGCGCTTCCTGGACACGCCCGTCAAGCACTACTCCACCGGCATGTACCTTCGTCTGGCCTTCGCGGTGGCCGCTCACCTGGAGCCAGAGATCCTGCTGGTCGACGAAGTCCTGGCCGTGGGCGACGCCGCCTTCCAGCGCAAGTGCCTGGGCAAGATGGGGGACGTGGCCCGGACGGGCCGTACCATCCTCTTCGTGAGCCACAACATGGGTGCCGTCACAAGCATCTGTGAGCGGGGTCTCGTGCTCGAGGCTGGACGGGTGGTGTTCTCCGGCCCCGCCACCGAGGCGGTGACCGTCTACCTCAACCAGTTCAGCGGGGCGGCGGAACCCCCGGTGGCGGAGCGACGGGACCGCACCGGGTCGGGAGAGGTGCGGCTCATCGGCTTCGGCATCCAGAACGACAAGGACGAGCGGCTCGAGGCCATTCGCAACGGCGAGACCGTGCGCCTGGTCTTCGAGTACGAGACGCGCGACGGGCGGGGGGCGCGGAACGTTGAGTTCCATATCGTCGTGCGGACAGAGGCGGGCGACCTGCTCTTTCAGTTCGGGTCCCGGTTCCTGGGGCGGAGGCTGGCCCGGATTCCCGGTGCGGGCAGGCTCGTCTGCGAGATCCGGCGCTTTCCGCTCGTGCCCGGGCGCTACCGCCTCGATGCCTTCGTCGTGGCCGACGGTGTGCCGTCCGATTTCATCCTGTGGGCGGCTCCTCTCACCGTCGTCGACGGCGACTTCTATGGGGCCGGCTATCGGGTGTTCGAGCGCGAGAGCAGGTTCCTGATAGATGGCGATGTGGCCTGCGAGGCCCGCGCCGGCGATGGTGCGGATGGTCGGGCCTGA